GTAACATCGCAGATTCCCTCCCACCTTCGAAAAGAGGGAAAATCTCAATGATTGTAGAGTCAACCGGTTACAGTCACATTTCATTTATATCTTCTTTGAAacattatatatctatatttagAGATAGGGCTGGGGttttgaaccgaaccaaaatctCTGTTAGAAATTCGGTTTGATTCGGTAGGTTTTCTAGAAAACCTCGGTTTTGGGTTCAGCAATCGATTTggcttaaaaagaaaattatacatAAACCCTACCAAAATCTGAACCAAATTAACTGAAATAACTGAACCAAACTAATCGAAGTTAACTGAAGCTAATCGaatttatttgaagttttaacaaattaaaccaaaatctaaCCGAAACCAATAACTTTGTAGGATTTTTGAAAACCGAACTAACCAGACCAAACTTTATTCTGAGTTAATTCGATAAGATTTATATAGAACCGAAATACCCAATTCCGTACTAACCGAACCCACAAGCCTAGTTAGAGATCATTGAGTTTGTGTACAAATCAcattgtgtttgtgttttgattGATCTCTCTTGGAGTAGAAAAATGTAGTTGTTCAACAGTGAAAAAGGAGTTTTAATGCGcggaaaaataaacaaattgttgttgttgaatCAACATGAGAAGACAAAGGAGATGGAGATGAGACACGTGATAAAGAAATAGCTAAGAGAGGAGAAAGTGGCGGTTGAGATGCTTCCAGCTGGACCATTAGCAGGGTTACCCGGCAAGGAACCACCACCTGGAGGAATCACAAACGATCCTGGTGAAGCTGCTATGAATCCTGGACCATCATAATCCGGTGAAGGCGCCGGTGCATACATTAGATCCTTAGGAACAGTGTCAGGTGGAGCTAGAAGCGGCGCAAATCGTTGAGGCCCTGCATTTGATATATATCACATTAGGACCGGACGATTCTAGCAGGTGGTTTCTTCTATGAAACAGATATGTAAAACTTACCGGGACACCGTGGTTGTAGAGAGTTAGACAGCCTGCAAAAATCAGGAGAGAAAGAGATGGTTAAAAGTCTTGTGATAAGAGAGGTTTAAGGTAATGTGTAAGTTAAACTTACATGGTCAAGATGGTGCCGTTAGCGAAACCATTGTAATCACAAGTCGTTACATTACAGCCAGCGCTACTCTGCTGAACAGTGATGTTACCGAGCATGAGGTTGCTGTTTCTACACTGCATACTCGAGCAAGATACGGCTAAAGAAGCAGGCTCACAATACAAACTGCATCACgcaaacacaaacacacaccACAACCAATTTAACATTAGCTTGAGAGAAGGAAGGATGATTTTGGATATTGTTTTTACCTGCGGCTCCCAAGCGCGCAGCTGCATTGCACGCAGTGACCTGCGGCTAGAGCGTAGCTACCATTTGGAACTATCAATCCGAAATCCGAAGCATACTTGGGGAAGTTTGAAGCACAAGCTGATGAAGAATATACATAACCAATCATTAAAACAGAGCTCAGCAACCAAACACAAAGATGCAAACTTTTTGGCAGCTCAAAACTCACACCAACGCACGACAATTAGAGAAACATTAACTAACTATTAAACTAACAATAGAAACTACTATAAAGATCATAACTTTATAGACCTGACCTGACAAAGGAACGGCGAGGATATCACCGGAGCTAACATCAGGAGCACCCATAGCATTCACATTCATCAAATCAGAAACAGTAGTCTCATACCTCCTCGCTATCCCCGCCAACGTATCAACCCCTCTCACCACATACGACAGATAAACCGCAGGCAAAGAATCATCACTCCCGTTGAAGCAAGCGCAAGGGAGAGGGACAACAAGACTCGTCCCGACATCGAGCAACGACGGATCAGCAACCGAGTTAGCCTCCTGGATCTGCTCGGCGGAGACCAGACCGCCGTAGACGGAGCCGGCGATGGAAGCTAGCGTGTCGGAAGGGCGGGTCTTGTAGCGCGTGGAGAGTGATTTACGGATGCCGTCGAGGCAGGAGCAGGTGAGGGGGATTTTGAGGAAGAGGTTGGAAGGGAGGATGTGGTTCTCGACGTCAGGGTAGGAGATGTCGATGGCGTTGGCGAGGAGGAGGGAGATTGGGTCTGTTTGGAAGAGGGACGCTACTTCCGAGACTTTGAGGTCGGTGTAGAGGGTGTAGCCGAGTAAGGAGTTGCACGTGTCGTTGCTCGAGCACGGCTCGATGGTTGATTTAGCCGTTGTTGATGTGGAGAGTAAGCTCGAAGCTAGGAGGAGAAGGACAATCTCTCTCATGCTCTCTATCTTTCTATTACAGAACAATGGACAGAGTAA
The nucleotide sequence above comes from Raphanus sativus cultivar WK10039 unplaced genomic scaffold, ASM80110v3 Scaffold0430, whole genome shotgun sequence. Encoded proteins:
- the LOC108819501 gene encoding lysM domain-containing GPI-anchored protein 1-like; amino-acid sequence: MREIVLLLLASSLLSTSTTAKSTIEPCSSNDTCNSLLGYTLYTDLKVSEVASLFQTDPISLLLANAIDISYPDVENHILPSNLFLKIPLTCSCLDGIRKSLSTRYKTRPSDTLASIAGSVYGGLVSAEQIQEANSVADPSLLDVGTSLVVPLPCACFNGSDDSLPAVYLSYVVRGVDTLAGIARRYETTVSDLMNVNAMGAPDVSSGDILAVPLSACASNFPKYASDFGLIVPNGSYALAAGHCVQCSCALGSRSLYCEPASLAVSCSSMQCRNSNLMLGNITVQQSSAGCNVTTCDYNGFANGTILTMLSNSLQPRCPGPQRFAPLLAPPDTVPKDLMYAPAPSPDYDGPGFIAASPGSFVIPPGGGSLPGNPANGPAGSISTATFSSLSYFFITCLISISFVFSC